One part of the Pecten maximus chromosome 1, xPecMax1.1, whole genome shotgun sequence genome encodes these proteins:
- the LOC117327468 gene encoding uncharacterized protein LOC117327468: MGFCPSLNIIGLSFADGICIGMVTTMTWQLIVVLCPAAYVGTLAGFVYTVRSVTTALAFIAAGYILQRGNMIEKDEALKRYQYFFIMLLIVSAMGIICGIVMNVVDIRKGGAMNSRIRKWKRSDIETIGLISMADPSSSKYCGNSDAKDSDDISMNGT, from the exons ATGGGATTCTGTCCGAGTCTCAACATTATTGGCTTATCCTTTGCTGACGGGATATGTATAGGTATGGTTACG ACAATGACTTGGCAGCTTATCGTTGTCCTGTGTCCTGCTGCATATGTAGGGACGCTTGCCGGTTTCGTGTATACAGTGAGGAGCGTTACGACAGCGCTTGCCTTCATTGCAGCTGGCTACATACTACAGAGGGGCAATAT gatagaAAAGGACGAAGCACTGAAACGCTACCAGTATTTCTTCATAATGTTACTAATTGTGTCAGCCATGGGAATAATATGCGGAATTGTGATGAATGTTGTAGATATCCGAAAG GGAGGCGCTATGAATTCCAGGATACGTAAATGGAAACGATCAGATATAGAAACCATAGGTCTAATATCAATGGCGGACCCGTCCAGCAGCAAGTACTGTGGTAATAGCGACGCCAAAGACAGTGACGACATTTCAATGAATGGAACATGA